TCTGCATAATTTGGCGTCGTGTTGGCGGTGGAATTCATTATCTATTATCAGTTACTGCTTATATCTTGCCGAGCGTAACGCTCGGCATTCCCATCCGGCCCGTTCACTGGTGGGAGTCATTCAAGTTAAAGGCGCAGTTTAGCGCTTTTGTGCCAGACGGTGTGTGATGGCGCTCATTAGTCGCGCACCGATATAAGTATCGTAGGCCGCATCAATCTCACGCACACAGGTTGGGCTGGTGACATTAATTTCCGTGAGGTAATCACCGATAACATCCAGACCGACGAATAACAGCCCTTTTTCCTTCAGGGTGGGGGCGACTTGTTCTACGATCCATCGATCTCGATCAGTCAGTGGCCGCGCTTCACCACGGCCACCGGCGGCTAAGTTGCCGCGAGTTTCACCCGCCTCGGGAATTCTGGCTAGGCAGTAGGGTACGGCTACACCATCGACAACCAGAATGCGCTTATCGCCATCTTTAATTTCGGGAATATAACGCTGCGCCATGATTTGCTGGCGGCCGTGCTGGGTGAGCATCTCCAGAATGGCGCCTAAATTAGCGCCGTCCGGTTTGCAGTGAAAAATACCTGCGCCACCCATGCCATCGAGGGGTTTGAAAATGACATCCCGATGGGTTTTATGAAACTCCCTCAGGCGCTGCATATCCTTGCTGACCAATACAGGCGGGCAGCACTGGGGAAAAGTCGTTGCAAAAATTTTTTCATTACAGTCCCGCAGGGACTGCGGTTTGTTAACGACTAATGCACCTTCGCGCTCAGCCGCTTCAAGGATGTAAGTGGAGTAAATGTACTCATTATCGAAGGGGGGGTCGATACGCATTAAAATGGTATCGAGTTCTCCAAGGGGCATCTCCCTGGCTTCTTCCAGGCTGAACCAACGCTCGGCATCGTCAAATACCCTCAGTGGTCTGCCCTTACCAATGGCGCGGCCATTGTCCAGATACAGGTCGCTTTGCTCAAAATAAAACAGCTGGAAACCGCTGTCTTGTGCGGCCTGTAACAGTGCGAGTGTCGTATCTTTCTTAAAATTGATCTGGGCGATGGGGTCCATCACCACACCGAGGGAGTAATTCATCTTAGCTTCCGTAGTTGAAGGGATTTTTGATCCCGCGCCGCGGTGGTTGTGGCTGATTGAAATGTTGCCACTGCCAACTTGTAGGGTGGATAAGGTAAGAGCAGCTTCGTCTAGGTGCAACTTAATTAGATAAGTTGTCTG
The DNA window shown above is from Microbulbifer variabilis and carries:
- the gshB gene encoding glutathione synthase, whose translation is MNYSLGVVMDPIAQINFKKDTTLALLQAAQDSGFQLFYFEQSDLYLDNGRAIGKGRPLRVFDDAERWFSLEEAREMPLGELDTILMRIDPPFDNEYIYSTYILEAAEREGALVVNKPQSLRDCNEKIFATTFPQCCPPVLVSKDMQRLREFHKTHRDVIFKPLDGMGGAGIFHCKPDGANLGAILEMLTQHGRQQIMAQRYIPEIKDGDKRILVVDGVAVPYCLARIPEAGETRGNLAAGGRGEARPLTDRDRWIVEQVAPTLKEKGLLFVGLDVIGDYLTEINVTSPTCVREIDAAYDTYIGARLMSAITHRLAQKR